The genome window AGACAAGGGAACGACAATAGACCAGCTTGGGACTGATTTGATGGCTTTAGGCAAGATTCAGTTTCAACGGTTGCTAGCCCAGCTAGAAGAATTACTGAGTTTTGTTCAGCCAGTTATTTTTATCGTCATTGCGGTGGTGATTGTGGTCCTGTACCTGAGTATTTTGCTGCCAATCTACCAGTCCATTCAGGGGGTGTACTAATGGAAAAAGTCTTCAAACGGCGGCGGTCCGGCTTCACCTTACTAGAAATGTCCATAGTGCTCTTTATTATTAGTTTGCTGATTTTAATCGTGCTGCCAAACTTAGCCCAGCAGCGTCGGCATGCTAATCGCGTGCATGGTGATGCAATGGTTGCCGTTGTTCAAACCCAAATTGATGCTTATGAGAACGAACACGGTACGAACCGGGTC of Limosilactobacillus oris contains these proteins:
- the comGC gene encoding competence type IV pilus major pilin ComGC, encoding MEKVFKRRRSGFTLLEMSIVLFIISLLILIVLPNLAQQRRHANRVHGDAMVAVVQTQIDAYENEHGTNRVSYAQLQADDYLTKAQVARAQREQIVIANGKAYRR